A region of Candidatus Wallbacteria bacterium DNA encodes the following proteins:
- a CDS encoding tetratricopeptide repeat protein produces MKLGFIAMCAILLIVSFPCLAECGSFLGDFFDKTFRDEAVKGDPEAQNYLGCKYLNGQGVPKDYKQAKEWFQKAAEKGYSEAQFNLGLMYCNGDGVPQDYKRALEWYQKAADQDFIEAQYNLGHMYYNGDGVSQDFKRALEWYQKAADQGQPGAQNNLGVMYDFGQGVPQDFVKAHFWYNLAAASGLEKAQKNRDNVAKKMTPEQIAKAQEMASEWMEKHPSK; encoded by the coding sequence GTGAAGCTTGGTTTTATTGCTATGTGTGCAATTCTGCTGATTGTTTCGTTTCCTTGTCTTGCTGAATGCGGAAGCTTTTTGGGAGATTTTTTTGATAAAACATTCCGAGATGAAGCCGTTAAAGGTGACCCTGAGGCTCAAAATTATCTAGGATGTAAGTACTTGAATGGACAAGGGGTTCCAAAGGATTATAAGCAGGCTAAAGAGTGGTTTCAAAAGGCAGCTGAGAAAGGTTATTCAGAAGCTCAGTTCAATCTTGGCCTTATGTATTGCAACGGCGATGGTGTACCGCAAGATTATAAGCGAGCATTGGAGTGGTATCAGAAAGCAGCAGATCAAGATTTTATTGAAGCTCAATATAACCTTGGACACATGTATTACAATGGCGATGGTGTATCGCAAGATTTTAAGCGAGCATTGGAATGGTATCAAAAAGCAGCAGATCAAGGTCAGCCTGGAGCTCAAAATAACCTTGGTGTCATGTATGACTTTGGCCAGGGAGTCCCACAAGATTTTGTGAAGGCACATTTCTGGTACAATTTGGCAGCTGCATCGGGATTAGAAAAAGCCCAAAAAAATCGTGATAATGTTGCCAAGAAGATGACCCCAGAACAAATTGCAAAAGCTCAGGAAATGGCTTCTGAATGGATGGAAAAGCATCCGAGTAAATAG
- the prfB gene encoding peptide chain release factor 2 (programmed frameshift), translated as MDEIIYSVDKLQKRLSEIRGYFDHLNLEKDITALEDSTKDPQFWSDQEKAQNIMKQLTEKKSLLSEKRNLIGKYDDLHAVIELYKESNDKSLEKDAETIFTEFREQLENMELKLLLNEKYDSSNAYFSIHPGAGGTESQDWAQMLYRMYTRWFEIKKYQFETIDFQPGEIAGIKSVTVMVKGPFAYGYLKGEKGVHRLVRISPFDANARRHTSFASVDVFPEINEEVSFEIKPEDLRVDTYRSSGAGGQHVNKTESAIRITHIPTNIVVSCQQERSQLSNRNTAMKMLHAKLYEHYQALMEENLSSLKGEKKEISWGSQIRSYVFQPYTLVKDHRTNHEIGNIQKVMDGYIDEFIKEYLLVSKGGKKKIHGKKVEEE; from the exons ATGGACGAAATCATTTATTCCGTTGATAAACTTCAGAAAAGACTATCCGAAATTCGAGGTTAT TTTGACCACCTGAATCTGGAAAAAGACATCACAGCTCTTGAGGATTCCACCAAAGACCCTCAGTTCTGGAGTGATCAGGAAAAAGCCCAGAACATCATGAAACAACTCACTGAAAAAAAATCACTGTTGTCTGAAAAACGGAATCTGATCGGCAAATACGACGATCTGCACGCAGTGATCGAACTGTACAAGGAAAGCAACGACAAATCCCTGGAAAAAGACGCGGAAACTATCTTCACTGAATTCCGCGAACAGCTCGAAAACATGGAGCTGAAACTCCTTCTGAACGAAAAATACGACAGCAGCAATGCCTATTTTTCCATCCATCCCGGAGCAGGCGGCACAGAGTCGCAGGACTGGGCGCAGATGCTGTACCGCATGTATACCCGCTGGTTCGAAATCAAAAAATACCAGTTCGAAACGATTGATTTTCAGCCAGGCGAAATTGCCGGAATCAAAAGCGTCACTGTGATGGTGAAAGGTCCTTTCGCATACGGATATCTGAAGGGGGAGAAGGGCGTGCACAGGCTGGTGCGCATCTCTCCTTTCGATGCCAATGCCAGAAGGCACACCTCTTTCGCCTCAGTGGATGTTTTCCCGGAAATCAATGAGGAAGTCAGTTTCGAAATCAAGCCTGAAGATCTCAGGGTTGACACATACCGCAGTTCTGGCGCAGGCGGGCAGCATGTCAACAAGACGGAATCAGCCATCCGGATCACCCATATTCCGACAAATATAGTTGTTTCCTGCCAGCAGGAGCGATCGCAGCTTAGCAATCGCAACACTGCCATGAAAATGCTGCACGCCAAACTCTATGAACATTACCAGGCCCTGATGGAAGAAAACCTGTCCAGCCTCAAGGGAGAGAAAAAGGAAATCTCCTGGGGCAGCCAGATCAGGTCGTATGTTTTCCAGCCATACACCCTGGTCAAGGATCATCGCACAAACCACGAAATCGGCAACATCCAGAAAGTGATGGACGGATACATCGACGAATTCATCAAGGAATATCTGCTGGTTTCCAAGGGCGGAAAAAAGAAAATCCACGGAAAAAAAGTGGAGGAAGAATAG
- a CDS encoding metal-dependent hydrolase, with protein MKGLSHFVSGAALATFSSQAVQMAQNDHSMIIVIGGIFGILPDTLDFKVARFFYQEEYIVSPTSENPDLQEIADTIAKAIDQAYTESRLVKLKLNTIKLGADLFRQYTVRFLENQVIVKLGPTVNMSKNPIGEFDHDKAPVATAVTKTKILHTYEKATYVDIFSGPSFAFKKLGDGRVEAEFLPWHRAWSHSLVLGAILGAIGFLLYGLLTSYSGHWDIARMYGLAIFGGFSIHILEDQLGYMGSNLYWPITRERAQGLKWMHSGDAWPNFITVWLTLLAIVYNLNRFSNERVFNSSLVEYMAWAFFLPLTFIIAIGFLTTKMLAESSLNVEQEQLKEVQAENEEEGS; from the coding sequence ATGAAAGGATTATCGCACTTTGTTTCCGGTGCAGCTTTAGCGACTTTTTCATCGCAGGCGGTGCAGATGGCACAAAATGATCACTCCATGATCATAGTTATCGGTGGAATTTTCGGGATACTCCCGGATACCCTGGATTTCAAGGTAGCCAGATTCTTTTATCAGGAAGAATACATTGTTTCACCAACTTCGGAAAATCCGGATCTGCAGGAAATCGCGGATACGATTGCCAAAGCTATAGATCAGGCTTATACCGAATCCCGCCTCGTCAAACTGAAGCTCAACACCATCAAACTGGGGGCAGACCTGTTCCGCCAATACACTGTCCGGTTTCTGGAAAACCAGGTGATAGTCAAACTTGGTCCCACAGTTAACATGTCCAAAAATCCAATCGGTGAATTCGATCACGACAAAGCCCCGGTCGCCACTGCAGTCACCAAGACGAAGATCCTGCACACATATGAAAAGGCCACCTATGTTGACATCTTTTCCGGCCCCTCTTTTGCCTTCAAAAAACTCGGCGACGGCCGGGTGGAAGCCGAGTTTCTTCCCTGGCACAGGGCCTGGAGCCACAGTCTGGTGCTGGGAGCGATCTTGGGAGCGATCGGTTTCCTGCTATACGGGTTGCTGACTTCCTATTCAGGGCACTGGGATATCGCCCGAATGTATGGCCTGGCGATCTTCGGGGGATTCTCGATCCATATCCTGGAAGATCAGCTGGGATACATGGGATCGAATCTATACTGGCCGATCACCCGCGAGCGGGCACAGGGACTGAAGTGGATGCATTCAGGAGACGCCTGGCCCAATTTCATTACTGTCTGGCTCACTCTGCTCGCCATTGTTTACAACCTGAATCGTTTCTCGAACGAACGGGTTTTCAATTCTTCACTGGTGGAATACATGGCCTGGGCCTTTTTCCTGCCATTGACTTTCATCATTGCGATAGGATTCCTGACTACCAAGATGCTGGCTGAATCAAGCCTGAATGTAGAGCAGGAGCAGCTTAAAGAAGTGCAGGCAGAAAACGAAGAGGAGGGATCCTGA
- a CDS encoding tripartite tricarboxylate transporter permease, which produces MISILLHLLMIVLGTLISSVLACIPALHIYNVASVVVVFIATIYAKFPFIQEDPMYLMSFMLALVVGYSIVNTIPSVFLGAPDEASVFMVMPGQKFLMLGKGYDAVLISAIGGLGAAAFLLFIFPLAPTFVPLLRNVIMPHLGWLLALVMAYMILSEFPKGGDIVAGPWARFFDAWKSIGSGMLAMFLAGILGMIMVYRPFVNVEMSFQNLMPAFVGLFAIPWVLQNILSNTSIPKQYISRSIDLDADLISRGTGSGALGGGFAAIFPLVTGGIGGLMAGHATAQHDERIFMLSQGVSKFIYYVGSFFLFFLPNNDITRGGMSWMLSTIYTPKGYYEYYLAIAAILISSALAFYLTLLYTKWVIALIQKVPYQKISMATLFFLIFLVFAFTGLKGLLITYAATGIGLIPVVFNSRRSNLMGVLLIPITLNMLGIGPAVAKWMGLV; this is translated from the coding sequence ATGATCAGCATTCTCCTGCATCTTCTGATGATCGTGCTGGGGACTCTGATTTCCTCTGTACTTGCCTGTATTCCGGCTCTGCATATCTATAACGTGGCGAGCGTGGTGGTCGTGTTTATCGCCACCATTTATGCCAAATTTCCTTTTATTCAGGAAGATCCCATGTATCTGATGTCTTTCATGCTGGCCCTGGTAGTGGGATATTCGATCGTAAACACCATCCCCAGCGTATTTCTGGGCGCACCTGATGAAGCCTCGGTCTTCATGGTGATGCCCGGACAAAAGTTCCTGATGCTTGGCAAGGGTTATGATGCAGTGCTTATCTCAGCCATCGGAGGACTGGGAGCTGCGGCGTTCCTGCTCTTCATCTTTCCCCTTGCTCCCACATTTGTCCCGCTGCTCCGCAACGTCATCATGCCGCATCTGGGATGGCTGCTGGCTCTTGTGATGGCTTACATGATACTGTCGGAATTCCCAAAAGGAGGCGACATCGTCGCAGGCCCCTGGGCGCGTTTCTTCGATGCCTGGAAAAGTATCGGCTCAGGCATGCTGGCCATGTTCCTCGCAGGAATACTCGGCATGATCATGGTCTACAGGCCATTCGTGAATGTGGAGATGTCCTTCCAGAATCTGATGCCTGCTTTTGTCGGCCTTTTCGCCATACCATGGGTGCTGCAGAATATCCTCTCCAATACTTCCATCCCGAAGCAATACATCAGCAGAAGCATTGACCTGGACGCGGACCTGATCTCCCGTGGCACAGGTTCAGGTGCGCTCGGAGGCGGATTCGCCGCCATCTTTCCCCTTGTCACCGGCGGCATCGGAGGCCTGATGGCCGGACATGCCACAGCCCAGCATGACGAACGGATTTTCATGCTCTCGCAGGGGGTTTCCAAGTTTATCTATTACGTCGGCTCGTTCTTCCTGTTCTTCCTGCCGAACAATGACATCACCCGCGGCGGAATGTCCTGGATGCTGTCCACGATTTACACTCCGAAAGGTTATTACGAGTATTACCTGGCAATAGCCGCGATCCTGATCAGCTCTGCACTGGCTTTTTATCTGACTCTTCTCTATACGAAATGGGTGATCGCCCTGATTCAGAAAGTGCCTTATCAGAAAATCTCTATGGCTACGCTCTTTTTTCTGATCTTCCTGGTGTTCGCCTTCACCGGGCTGAAAGGACTCCTGATCACTTATGCAGCCACCGGCATCGGCCTGATTCCAGTGGTCTTCAATTCCAGGCGGAGCAATCTGATGGGAGTTCTGCTGATACCTATCACTCTCAACATGCTGGGTATAGGCCCTGCTGTCGCAAAATGGATGGGGCTGGTTTAA
- a CDS encoding clostripain-related cysteine peptidase, whose product MIRILCFLLLCSLFLPASHLQASEKKWTFMVYLNGDNTLDQAGIGDVREMQKIGSSDQVDIVVLQDHDSNNDTERHFVKKDELVTEQMGEIDMGDWHEALKFFQWGVENHPAEHYCFLIWNHGTGWRGRAPQPVKNVSYDDQSGNCISTVQLKALTEAMKAVIGRRIDVFGFDACLMGMIEVAWEMKDNLEQLIFSEEVSPNDGWPYNDILGALVDKPEMTPLEFSVMAVEKYRASYSGGSQGDSASTLSAVNCVRFDSFSAEFNEYLDFLSTKPDFYDDYLTAFTGTQQFYFPEYKDLPDLVKLIGETVNDADIKEKSNRIFKSLVNLNPVIAASGSTGKNLAAAKGLSIFVPKKAQYDSLRKPYLSLDFSKENRWDEFLDKLYYPQYPSLSIKSIEFSDGNDDGIVSPGESIDLKVTVQNQGLSQAANAVLTLSTDNPLIRIECQTAVLAEIPGSGEAVQEGLKFTVNSDSPLKQSLEVTISVTLDGKTSSQLFSMMIKSQFEVKNRVLLVTENINDRYSAYYVEALQSAGIGYDVWNVRTDGKPSAGLLKHYLGGMVIYFAPLGSYVADMDPQSLKAFLAAGGSLFLSGQDFAEKWKKLDIYTSYLHASCSQSECESRTISGCGDFTGLEFNISGAGGADNQSHPDEIEALAPAKLCLNYKGAGGAGLFVNTGNYRIVYLGFGFEAIASKEARLSIMNQIVKLLMPGAKERIEEMFLIEKQLATAPDDSSRFKLGDQLNLKINLTEKTLIGESGAGTPAKLSEKQNSVALKTVLDSVSQFQRSGM is encoded by the coding sequence ATGATCAGGATACTGTGTTTTCTGCTTCTCTGCAGCTTGTTCCTGCCTGCTTCCCATCTTCAGGCTTCTGAAAAAAAGTGGACATTCATGGTCTATCTCAATGGCGACAATACCCTGGACCAGGCCGGGATCGGGGATGTCAGGGAAATGCAGAAAATAGGGTCCTCTGACCAGGTAGACATAGTAGTTCTTCAGGATCACGACAGTAATAATGACACAGAACGGCATTTCGTGAAAAAGGATGAACTTGTCACTGAGCAGATGGGCGAAATCGACATGGGAGACTGGCACGAAGCCCTGAAATTCTTCCAGTGGGGCGTGGAAAACCACCCGGCAGAGCATTACTGCTTTCTGATCTGGAATCACGGCACAGGCTGGCGCGGAAGAGCTCCCCAACCGGTTAAAAATGTCTCATACGACGATCAGAGCGGCAACTGCATCAGCACGGTCCAGCTCAAGGCTTTGACAGAAGCCATGAAAGCAGTGATCGGCCGCAGGATCGACGTGTTCGGTTTCGATGCCTGCCTGATGGGAATGATCGAAGTGGCCTGGGAAATGAAAGATAATCTGGAGCAGCTGATATTTTCCGAAGAAGTGTCCCCTAACGACGGCTGGCCTTACAATGATATTCTGGGGGCTCTTGTAGATAAACCGGAGATGACTCCGCTTGAATTTTCCGTGATGGCTGTCGAAAAATACAGGGCTTCCTATTCAGGCGGCTCGCAGGGGGACAGCGCTTCTACTCTCTCAGCTGTGAATTGCGTCAGATTCGACAGCTTCTCTGCTGAATTCAATGAATATCTGGATTTTCTCTCTACCAAGCCGGATTTTTATGACGATTACCTGACTGCTTTCACCGGCACTCAGCAATTCTATTTTCCGGAATACAAGGATCTGCCTGATCTGGTAAAACTGATCGGAGAAACAGTTAATGACGCTGATATAAAGGAGAAATCCAACCGGATTTTCAAAAGCCTGGTCAATCTAAATCCGGTGATTGCCGCATCTGGCAGTACAGGCAAGAATCTGGCGGCCGCAAAAGGGCTCTCAATTTTCGTTCCCAAAAAAGCACAGTATGACAGCCTGAGAAAGCCGTATCTGTCGCTCGATTTCTCCAAAGAAAACCGCTGGGACGAATTCCTGGACAAGCTGTATTATCCGCAATACCCTTCATTATCAATTAAAAGCATAGAATTTTCAGACGGAAATGACGACGGCATTGTTTCCCCAGGCGAATCGATCGACTTGAAAGTGACTGTGCAGAATCAGGGACTTTCCCAGGCTGCCAATGCGGTTCTGACTCTTTCCACCGACAATCCTCTGATCAGGATCGAATGCCAGACAGCCGTTCTCGCCGAAATTCCCGGCTCAGGGGAAGCTGTTCAGGAAGGGCTGAAATTCACAGTAAACAGTGATTCTCCGCTTAAACAGTCCCTGGAAGTGACAATTTCCGTGACACTGGACGGCAAGACTTCCTCACAGTTATTCAGCATGATGATAAAATCCCAGTTTGAAGTGAAAAATCGCGTGCTGCTGGTAACCGAAAATATCAATGACCGATATTCTGCATATTATGTAGAAGCCCTGCAATCAGCAGGCATCGGCTATGACGTCTGGAATGTGCGTACAGACGGAAAACCTTCGGCCGGGCTTCTGAAACACTATCTTGGCGGCATGGTAATCTATTTTGCACCGCTCGGCTCCTATGTCGCAGACATGGATCCGCAGAGCCTGAAAGCATTTCTCGCTGCCGGAGGCTCTCTTTTCCTGTCAGGCCAGGACTTTGCCGAAAAATGGAAAAAGCTCGACATTTACACGAGTTATCTCCACGCCTCCTGCTCTCAGAGCGAGTGTGAAAGCAGGACAATCTCAGGATGCGGGGACTTTACAGGCCTGGAATTCAACATTTCAGGCGCAGGCGGTGCAGACAACCAGTCTCATCCGGATGAAATAGAGGCCCTCGCACCTGCGAAGCTCTGCCTGAATTACAAAGGAGCAGGTGGTGCCGGTCTGTTTGTGAACACTGGAAATTACAGGATCGTATATCTCGGTTTCGGCTTTGAAGCTATTGCCTCAAAAGAGGCCAGGCTGTCGATCATGAATCAAATAGTGAAGCTGCTCATGCCTGGGGCAAAAGAGAGAATTGAGGAAATGTTCTTGATTGAAAAGCAACTTGCGACAGCTCCCGACGATTCCAGCCGCTTTAAACTGGGTGATCAATTGAATCTGAAGATCAATCTCACAGAAAAAACTTTGATTGGCGAATCCGGAGCGGGAACTCCTGCCAAGCTTTCCGAAAAGCAGAATTCAGTGGCTCTAAAAACGGTTCTGGACTCTGTAAGTCAGTTTCAGCGCTCAGGGATGTGA